From the Priestia koreensis genome, one window contains:
- a CDS encoding tRNA1(Val) (adenine(37)-N6)-methyltransferase: MVYLYEDERLDYLLAEENLRIIQSPSVFSFSLDAVLLARFAYVPVRKGNIVDLCTGNGVVPLFLSTRSKAAITGVEIQERLWGMATRSVAYNGLENQLTMIHDDLKNAPERLGYGKFDVVTCNPPYFPTPKKEEQNLNEHYAIARHEIHCTLEDVIRVSSQLVKQSGKVALVHRPGRLLDIVTLMRKYRIEPKRLQFIYPKENKEANTILIEGIKDGQPDLKVLPPLVVYNENNEYTKEVKQILYGNE; the protein is encoded by the coding sequence ATGGTATATTTATACGAAGATGAGCGTTTAGATTATTTGTTAGCAGAAGAAAACTTAAGAATTATTCAAAGTCCATCCGTCTTTTCTTTTTCATTGGATGCTGTGTTGTTGGCACGCTTTGCCTATGTACCGGTTCGAAAAGGAAACATAGTGGATTTATGTACGGGAAACGGTGTTGTTCCTTTGTTTCTATCTACTCGGAGTAAAGCTGCGATTACAGGAGTAGAGATACAAGAGAGACTTTGGGGAATGGCAACGCGTAGCGTAGCCTATAATGGATTAGAAAATCAGCTTACAATGATACACGACGACTTAAAAAATGCTCCTGAAAGGCTAGGGTACGGAAAATTTGATGTTGTTACATGTAACCCACCTTATTTCCCAACGCCTAAAAAAGAAGAGCAAAACTTGAATGAACATTATGCGATTGCTCGACATGAAATTCATTGTACGCTAGAAGACGTTATACGCGTTAGCAGCCAGCTTGTCAAACAAAGTGGTAAAGTAGCACTCGTTCATCGACCTGGTCGCTTATTAGATATTGTCACTTTGATGCGAAAGTATCGCATTGAACCAAAGCGTTTGCAGTTTATTTATCCAAAAGAAAACAAGGAAGCAAACACCATTTTGATTGAAGGAATCAAAGATGGACAGCCTGATCTTAAGGTACTTCCACCACTTGTTGTATACAATGAGAATAATGAATATACAAAAGAGGTTAAACAGATTTTATATGGAAACGAGTAA
- a CDS encoding GIY-YIG nuclease family protein has translation METSKHYFYVLKCKDGSFYGGYTNNLEKRVATHNAGKGAKYTKARVPVVLIHSETFDTKSEALRAEIRFKKLTRKQKERYLEEFHVSFD, from the coding sequence ATGGAAACGAGTAAGCATTACTTCTATGTATTGAAATGTAAAGATGGTAGTTTTTACGGCGGATATACAAATAATCTAGAGAAAAGAGTGGCCACGCACAATGCAGGAAAAGGAGCAAAATATACAAAGGCTAGAGTTCCCGTTGTGCTGATTCACTCCGAAACGTTTGATACAAAAAGCGAAGCGCTAAGAGCAGAAATACGTTTTAAGAAATTAACGCGAAAGCAAAAGGAACGGTATTTGGAAGAGTTTCACGTATCGTTTGATTAG
- the rsmI gene encoding 16S rRNA (cytidine(1402)-2'-O)-methyltransferase, translated as MHQQKSFQSHEAEGMLYLVPTPIGNLEDMTFRAIRILKEVDYIAAEDTRQTKKLCNHFEISTPIVSYHEHNKETKGPKIIEDLEQGKQVALVTDAGMPAISDPGYDLAVLAIEKQQKVVPLPGANAALTALIASGLPTDHFLFYGFLTRQKKHKKEELEQLAYLPYTLIFYEAPHRLKETLKVMEEVLGNREIVISRELTKRYEEFIRGTISEVSEWAHNDEIRGEFCIILEGSKEEKPSTDLWWEEKSIYDHVEYYIQEKGFSTKDAIKQVAVDRGMAKRDVYSEYHIN; from the coding sequence ATGCATCAACAAAAGAGTTTTCAATCTCATGAGGCAGAGGGAATGCTTTATCTAGTCCCTACTCCGATCGGCAATTTAGAGGATATGACATTTCGGGCTATTCGTATTTTAAAAGAAGTGGATTATATCGCTGCTGAAGATACGAGACAAACGAAAAAACTTTGTAATCACTTTGAGATTTCAACACCTATTGTTAGTTATCATGAACATAATAAGGAAACAAAAGGACCAAAAATCATTGAAGACTTGGAGCAAGGAAAGCAAGTAGCGCTCGTAACCGATGCTGGTATGCCTGCTATCTCAGATCCGGGATACGATTTAGCGGTTTTAGCTATTGAGAAACAGCAAAAGGTTGTGCCTCTCCCTGGTGCAAATGCAGCACTAACAGCTTTAATTGCTTCTGGCCTTCCTACGGATCATTTTCTCTTTTATGGTTTCTTGACTCGTCAGAAGAAGCATAAAAAAGAGGAACTTGAGCAATTAGCGTATCTACCATACACGTTGATTTTCTACGAAGCTCCTCATCGCCTAAAGGAGACGTTAAAGGTGATGGAAGAGGTTCTTGGAAATCGTGAAATTGTTATTTCGAGAGAGCTTACAAAGCGATATGAAGAGTTCATTCGTGGCACAATATCAGAAGTCTCAGAATGGGCCCATAACGATGAGATAAGAGGAGAATTTTGCATCATCCTTGAGGGAAGCAAGGAAGAAAAGCCGAGCACAGATCTTTGGTGGGAGGAAAAGAGCATTTATGATCACGTCGAGTACTATATCCAAGAAAAAGGATTTTCGACAAAAGATGCGATTAAACAGGTAGCCGTTGATCGCGGGATGGCGAAGAGAGACGTCTACAGTGAATATCATATAAATTAA
- a CDS encoding AbrB/MazE/SpoVT family DNA-binding domain-containing protein yields the protein MFMKSTGIVRKVDELGRVVIPIELRRTLGIAEKDALEIYVDDERIILKKYKPNMTCQVTGEVSDENLKLANGKLILSREGAEQILQELQNSLEASK from the coding sequence ATTTTTATGAAATCTACAGGTATTGTACGTAAAGTTGACGAGTTAGGCCGTGTGGTTATTCCTATCGAATTACGACGCACATTGGGGATTGCAGAAAAAGACGCATTAGAAATTTATGTTGATGACGAGCGCATCATTCTTAAAAAATACAAGCCAAACATGACTTGCCAAGTAACAGGTGAAGTTTCAGATGAAAACTTAAAACTTGCTAACGGTAAATTAATCTTAAGCCGTGAAGGTGCAGAACAAATCTTACAAGAACTTCAAAATTCTTTAGAAGCTTCTAAGTAA
- the metG gene encoding methionine--tRNA ligase produces the protein MSGEKNTFYLTTPIYYPSGNLHIGHAYTTVAGDAMARYKRLKGFDVYYLTGTDEHGQKIQRKAEEKGITPQEYVDGMVADIQELWGKLDISYDDFIRTTQSRHKEVVEKIFAKLVDQGDIYLDEYEGWYSVPDETFYTELQLVDPIKEDGKIVGGKSPDSGHPVELVREQSYFFKVSKYADRLLRYYEENPEFIQPESRKNEMINNFIKPGLEDLAVSRTTFDWGIKVPGDPKHVVYVWIDALSNYITALGYSMDDDSKYQKYWPANVHLVGKEIVRFHTIYWPVMLMALDLPLPKKVFAHGWLLMKDGKMSKSKGNVVDPVTLIDRYGLDALRYYLLREVPFGSDGVFTPEAFVERINFDLANDLGNLVNRTVAMINKYFDGVIPTYKGNVTEFDELLVGTQKETLAKYEEAMENMEFSVALASIWQLVSRTNKYIDETQPWALAKDESKVEELASVMSHLAESIRHIAILLQPFLTQTPRKMFEQLGLEDEELRTWSTTDSFGIIPEGVKVQKGTPLFPRLDIEEEVGFIKEKMLGSVQSEEETSKSNDDVPEVEEITIDDFTKVELRVAEVKKAEPVKKADKLLKLQLDLGYETRQVVSGIAKFYKPEDLIGRKVICVTNLKPVKLRGELSQGMILAGEDQNGLSLAAIDANVANGTRIK, from the coding sequence ATGTCTGGAGAGAAGAATACGTTTTATCTCACAACCCCTATTTACTATCCAAGTGGAAACTTACATATAGGACATGCTTATACAACGGTAGCAGGAGATGCTATGGCAAGATATAAGCGCCTAAAAGGGTTTGATGTGTACTATTTAACTGGTACGGATGAGCATGGTCAAAAAATTCAGCGCAAAGCAGAAGAAAAAGGCATTACGCCGCAAGAATATGTGGACGGAATGGTTGCCGATATTCAAGAGCTTTGGGGGAAATTAGATATTTCTTATGATGATTTTATTCGTACAACCCAATCTCGCCATAAAGAAGTCGTAGAGAAAATCTTTGCTAAGCTTGTGGACCAAGGAGATATCTATTTAGATGAATATGAAGGATGGTACTCTGTTCCGGACGAAACGTTCTATACAGAACTTCAACTAGTAGATCCGATTAAAGAAGACGGTAAGATTGTTGGTGGTAAAAGTCCTGATAGCGGTCATCCTGTAGAATTGGTACGCGAACAGTCTTATTTCTTTAAAGTAAGTAAGTACGCAGATCGTCTGCTACGCTATTATGAAGAAAATCCTGAGTTTATTCAGCCGGAATCTCGCAAAAATGAAATGATTAATAATTTCATTAAGCCAGGTCTAGAGGATCTTGCTGTTTCACGTACGACATTCGATTGGGGAATTAAAGTACCTGGAGATCCGAAGCATGTCGTGTATGTTTGGATTGATGCTCTTTCAAACTATATTACAGCTCTTGGCTATAGCATGGATGATGACTCTAAATATCAAAAATATTGGCCTGCGAACGTTCATTTGGTAGGGAAAGAAATTGTTCGTTTCCATACTATTTATTGGCCAGTAATGCTTATGGCATTAGACTTACCATTACCGAAAAAGGTATTTGCTCATGGTTGGCTGTTGATGAAAGACGGTAAAATGTCTAAATCAAAAGGGAATGTTGTAGACCCAGTGACGTTAATTGATCGATATGGTCTAGATGCACTTCGTTATTACTTACTTCGCGAAGTACCATTTGGTTCTGACGGCGTGTTCACACCAGAAGCATTTGTTGAACGCATTAATTTTGATTTAGCCAATGACCTAGGAAATCTGGTAAATCGCACGGTAGCGATGATTAATAAATATTTTGACGGGGTAATTCCAACTTATAAAGGAAACGTTACAGAGTTTGATGAGTTACTCGTTGGGACTCAAAAAGAGACGCTAGCAAAATATGAAGAAGCAATGGAAAACATGGAGTTTTCCGTGGCACTAGCATCTATTTGGCAGCTTGTAAGCCGTACAAATAAATACATTGATGAAACACAGCCGTGGGCACTGGCGAAAGATGAAAGCAAAGTAGAAGAGTTAGCTTCTGTTATGAGTCATTTAGCAGAATCGATTCGTCACATTGCTATTCTTCTTCAACCGTTCTTAACTCAAACACCTCGTAAAATGTTTGAACAACTGGGATTAGAAGATGAAGAGCTACGTACTTGGAGTACTACTGATTCATTTGGTATTATTCCAGAAGGTGTGAAGGTTCAAAAAGGAACACCTCTATTCCCACGTTTAGATATTGAGGAAGAAGTTGGGTTCATTAAAGAAAAAATGCTTGGTAGCGTACAATCTGAAGAAGAAACGTCTAAAAGCAATGATGACGTTCCTGAAGTAGAGGAAATCACAATAGATGACTTCACAAAAGTTGAACTTCGTGTTGCTGAAGTGAAAAAAGCAGAGCCTGTGAAAAAAGCTGACAAGCTTCTTAAGCTGCAGTTGGATTTAGGTTATGAAACGCGTCAGGTCGTATCTGGCATTGCGAAGTTTTATAAGCCAGAAGATTTAATAGGAAGAAAAGTTATTTGTGTTACGAACTTAAAGCCTGTTAAATTACGCGGAGAATTATCTCAAGGGATGATTTTAGCAGGAGAAGATCAAAATGGCCTTTCGTTAGCAGCGATTGATGCTAACGTAGCGAACGGCACGAGAATTAAATAA
- a CDS encoding TatD family hydrolase translates to MLFDTHVHLNAEQYDEDLQEVIDRALEAGVENMVVVGFDEETINKAMELVERYDFLYASVGWHPVDAIDMTDEHLAWLEELAAHPKVVALGEMGLDYHWDKSPKDVQKEVFRKQIRLARKVNLPIIIHNRDATEDVVEILSEENVKEVGGIMHCFTGSLEVAKQCMDMNMYISYGGPVTFKNAKKPKEVVVDIPLDRLLIETDCPYLTPHPHRGKRNEPGYVSLVAEQIAELRGISYEELAVKTTENAKKLFGINR, encoded by the coding sequence ATGTTATTTGATACGCACGTACATTTGAACGCAGAACAATATGATGAAGATTTGCAGGAAGTAATCGACCGAGCGCTTGAGGCGGGTGTCGAGAACATGGTAGTTGTTGGCTTTGACGAAGAAACGATTAATAAAGCGATGGAATTAGTGGAACGATATGACTTTTTATATGCAAGTGTGGGGTGGCATCCTGTAGATGCGATCGATATGACGGATGAGCATTTAGCTTGGTTAGAGGAACTAGCAGCGCATCCCAAAGTAGTAGCACTTGGTGAGATGGGATTAGATTATCACTGGGATAAATCTCCGAAGGATGTTCAAAAAGAAGTTTTCCGAAAACAAATTCGTCTCGCTCGTAAGGTGAACCTACCTATTATTATTCATAATCGTGATGCCACAGAGGACGTTGTAGAAATTTTATCAGAAGAAAACGTAAAAGAAGTAGGAGGCATTATGCATTGCTTTACGGGTAGCTTAGAAGTTGCCAAACAGTGTATGGATATGAACATGTATATTTCCTACGGTGGACCGGTTACGTTTAAAAATGCGAAAAAACCAAAAGAAGTAGTGGTAGATATTCCGTTAGACCGTTTATTAATTGAAACAGACTGCCCGTACTTAACACCACACCCTCATCGTGGAAAACGAAATGAGCCTGGATATGTTTCACTTGTAGCGGAGCAAATTGCGGAATTAAGAGGCATATCTTATGAGGAGTTAGCAGTAAAAACGACTGAAAATGCGAAAAAATTATTCGGCATAAATCGATAA
- a CDS encoding G5 and 3D domain-containing protein, whose product MSKNVKKLLSKSMSGRRLLVVFASLIVAFSVIGFVTFKATQASVALTLDGKKQKIKTHAKTVKELLADQDIKWKKGDYISKPLDADVTDNMKIVWKSSKPVKLVVGSQKKTIWTTANTVQDVLNERQIQLSKHDQIHPSQHTTVKKDLNIEVSKAFPVTLQQSAHQKKVWSTSTTVADFLEQQGIKLNRLDRVEPNLSSPISPNSKVNIIRVEKVTDVVEAPVDYAVVTKSDPSLKKGKKKVIEEGEQGRVRKHYRVILENGKEVSRTLVKQEEKKSSKDRVVAVGSKVEKPVSKTAAEVSYNGQVSRSNNDTGKEMRVMATAYTAFCTGCSGKTRTGVDLRANPNAKVIAVDPDVIPLGSKVYVEGYGYAIAADTGSAINGNRIDVFFSDQSEAYRWGRRTIKIKVLN is encoded by the coding sequence GTGTCAAAAAACGTGAAAAAGCTGTTATCCAAATCTATGAGTGGGAGGAGACTGTTAGTCGTTTTTGCTAGTTTAATAGTCGCTTTCTCCGTGATTGGATTTGTTACGTTTAAGGCTACTCAAGCCTCTGTAGCTCTTACATTAGATGGGAAAAAGCAAAAGATAAAGACCCATGCTAAAACGGTAAAAGAGTTACTAGCAGATCAAGACATCAAATGGAAAAAGGGAGATTATATCTCTAAACCGTTAGATGCTGATGTAACAGATAATATGAAGATTGTGTGGAAATCTTCAAAGCCAGTCAAACTTGTAGTAGGAAGTCAAAAGAAAACCATTTGGACTACGGCTAATACAGTTCAAGATGTGTTGAATGAACGTCAGATTCAACTTTCGAAGCATGACCAAATTCATCCCAGTCAACATACAACAGTCAAAAAAGATTTAAACATAGAAGTAAGCAAGGCTTTTCCAGTTACACTACAACAAAGTGCCCATCAAAAAAAGGTTTGGTCCACTTCGACTACGGTCGCTGACTTTTTAGAGCAACAAGGAATCAAACTCAATAGATTAGACAGAGTAGAGCCTAATTTATCTAGTCCTATTTCCCCTAACAGTAAAGTAAATATCATCAGAGTTGAAAAAGTCACCGATGTGGTGGAAGCACCAGTGGATTATGCTGTCGTAACGAAGAGTGATCCTTCATTGAAAAAAGGCAAGAAAAAGGTTATCGAAGAAGGAGAGCAAGGGCGTGTAAGGAAGCATTATCGGGTTATTTTGGAGAATGGAAAAGAAGTGTCCCGGACGTTAGTGAAGCAAGAAGAAAAGAAAAGTAGTAAAGATCGTGTCGTAGCAGTAGGTTCGAAGGTTGAAAAGCCAGTATCTAAAACAGCTGCGGAAGTTTCTTATAACGGTCAGGTATCTCGTAGTAACAATGATACAGGTAAGGAAATGCGTGTAATGGCGACAGCTTATACCGCTTTCTGTACCGGATGTTCTGGGAAAACAAGAACAGGTGTTGATTTACGAGCGAATCCTAATGCAAAAGTCATTGCCGTTGATCCTGATGTCATTCCACTAGGCAGTAAGGTGTATGTCGAAGGTTACGGATATGCAATTGCCGCTGATACTGGATCAGCTATTAACGGAAACCGCATTGATGTGTTTTTCTCAGACCAGTCTGAAGCATATCGATGGGGACGTCGAACGATTAAAATAAAAGTATTAAATTAA